The Acanthochromis polyacanthus isolate Apoly-LR-REF ecotype Palm Island chromosome 17, KAUST_Apoly_ChrSc, whole genome shotgun sequence genome has a window encoding:
- the gnb2 gene encoding guanine nucleotide-binding protein G(I)/G(S)/G(T) subunit beta-2, whose translation MSELEQLRQEAEQLRNQIRDARKACGDSTLTQITAGLDPVGRIQMRTRRTLRGHLAKIYAMHWGSDSRLLVSASQDGKLIIWDSYTTNKIHAIPLRSSWVMTCAYAPSGNYVACGGLDNICSIYCLKTREGNVRVSRELPGHTGYLSCCRFIDDNQIITSSGDTTCALWDIETSQQTTVFSGHSGDVMSLSLSPDLRTFVSGACDASVKLWDIRDSMCRQTFTGHESDINAICFFPNGSAFATGSDDATCRLFDLRADQELSLYCHDNIICGITSVAFSRSGRLLLAGYDDFNCNIWDAMKGDRAGVLAGHDNRVSCLGVTDDGMAVCTGSWDSFLKIWN comes from the exons ATGAGTGAGCTGGAGCAGCTTCGTCAGGAGGCCGAGCAGCTTAGGAACCAGATCAGA GATGCCAGGAAAGCATGTGGAGACTCAACCCTGACACAG ATAACTGCTGGTCTGGATCCTGTGGGGCGGATCCAGATGCGAACAAGACGCACCCTCCGCGGCCACCTCGCCAAGATCTACGCCATGCACTGGGGCTCCGACTCAAG GCTTCTGGTTAGTGCCTCTCAAGATGGAAAACTGATCATCTGGGACAGCTACACCACTAACAAG ATCCACGCCATCCCCCTGCGCTCCTCCTGGGTAATGACCTGTGCATACGCTCCCTCTGGGAACTACGTGGCCTGCGGAGGACTTGACAACATCTGCTCCATCTACTGCTTGAAGACGCGCGAAGGCAACGTCAGGGTCAGCAGGGAACTACCTGGCCACACAG GTTACTTGTCGTGTTGCCGTTTCATTGACGACAATCAAATCATCACGAGTTCAGGAGACACCACATG TGCACTGTGGGACATCGAGACGAGTCAGCAGACCACGGTTTTCTCGGGTCACAGCGGCGATGTCATGAGCCTGTCCCTGTCCCCTGACCTCCGCACCTTCGTGTCGGGAGCCTGCGACGCTTCGGTCAAACTGTGGGACATCAGGGACAGCATGTGCCGGCAGACCTTCACCGGCCATGAGTCGGACATCAACGCtatctgt TTCTTTCCCAATGGCAGCGCCTTCGCCACAGGCTCTGACGACGCCACCTGCAGGCTGTTTGACCTGCGTGCAGATCAGGAGCTCAGCCTCTACTGCCATGACAACATCATCTGTGGCATCACCTCCGTGGCTTTCTCCCGCTCCGGCCGTTTGCTGCTGGCCGGTTACGACGACTTTAACTGCAACATCTGGGACGCCATGAAGGGAGACAGAGCAG GAGTCCTGGCCGGCCATGACAATCGTGTGAGCTGTCTGGGTGTGACGGATGACGGCATGGCGGTGTGCACCGGGTCCTGGGACAGCTTCCTTAAGATCTGGAACTGA